The following are from one region of the Hymenobacter radiodurans genome:
- the thrA gene encoding bifunctional aspartate kinase/homoserine dehydrogenase I produces MQVLKFGGTSVATAANLQRVAQLVETAAQHTTTVVVVSALGGTTDALIEAGRLAAAGSTHYRTQLQRLEDRHLGVVRDLLPISEQSAVLSLVKTHCNELDSICDGIFALGELSDRTLDRLMSFGEILSSRLLAAYLKAQGVAHLWQDSRQLIRTDSRHGFATVDSETTNQQIQAFVAAQPCQMYVVPGFIGSDAQGVTTTLGRGGSDYTAAIFAAALAAERLEIWTDVSGMMTADPRLVTLARPIPRISYQEAMELSHFGAKVLYPPTVQPVRSQGIPLWIKNTFAPQDEGTLVEVNPPANKDVVRGLSSIAQLALLNLEGSGMVGIPGFSRRLFGALAQQRINVILITQSSSEHSICVAVRAADAEQAQKSVDEEFAAEIATGKVEPLRCENDLAIVALVGDNMRNHPGISGRMFSALGQNGVNIRAIAQGSSERNISAVIRATDVRKAINVLHEAFFEATAKQVNLFVAGVGNVGGKLLEQMARQQEWLREKLRLNLRVVGLANSQRFVLTENGGIALDDWQAALAQGQPLDLAEVVRQLHELNLRNTVFVDVTASAEVAQIYAALLEKSVAVVACNKVACSSDYASYAQLKELAREFNAEFLFETNVGAGLPIIGSLNDLLRSGDEVRRIEAVLSGTLNFVFNHYDGTVPFADVVRQAQAEGYTEPDPRLDLSGTDVARKILILAREAGQEMELTDIHNESFLPASCLEGDVEAFYQQLAVHEAHFRSLYDTAAAQGQRLKFVARYADGQASVGLQGVAPGHDFYVLQGKDNAVLFFTNRYSEQPLVVKGAGAGADVTASGVFADIIRASRA; encoded by the coding sequence ATGCAGGTTCTCAAATTTGGAGGAACGTCGGTGGCCACGGCGGCCAATCTTCAGCGCGTCGCGCAACTCGTCGAAACCGCTGCCCAGCACACGACTACCGTGGTTGTGGTATCGGCCCTCGGCGGCACTACCGATGCCCTGATCGAAGCCGGGCGCCTGGCCGCGGCGGGCTCGACGCACTATCGCACGCAGCTGCAGCGCCTCGAAGACCGGCACTTAGGCGTGGTGCGGGATTTACTGCCCATCTCGGAGCAAAGCGCGGTGCTCAGCTTGGTCAAAACCCACTGTAACGAGCTGGACAGCATCTGCGACGGCATATTTGCCTTGGGTGAGTTATCCGACCGCACGCTCGACCGGCTGATGAGCTTCGGCGAAATATTGTCGTCGCGGCTGCTGGCCGCCTATCTTAAAGCGCAGGGCGTCGCTCACCTCTGGCAGGACAGCCGCCAGCTCATCCGCACCGATTCGCGCCACGGCTTCGCAACCGTAGATAGCGAAACGACCAACCAGCAGATTCAGGCGTTTGTGGCGGCGCAGCCCTGTCAGATGTATGTCGTGCCGGGCTTTATTGGCAGCGATGCGCAGGGCGTTACCACCACGCTGGGCCGCGGCGGCTCCGATTATACGGCCGCTATTTTTGCGGCGGCACTGGCGGCGGAGCGACTGGAAATATGGACCGATGTGAGCGGCATGATGACCGCCGACCCACGCCTGGTAACGCTGGCCCGGCCTATCCCGCGCATCTCTTACCAAGAGGCCATGGAGCTGTCGCACTTCGGGGCGAAGGTATTGTATCCGCCTACGGTTCAGCCGGTAAGAAGCCAGGGCATTCCGCTCTGGATCAAGAACACATTTGCCCCCCAGGACGAAGGCACGCTGGTAGAAGTGAATCCGCCGGCCAATAAGGATGTCGTGCGGGGCCTGTCGAGCATTGCGCAGTTGGCCTTGCTCAACCTAGAGGGCAGCGGCATGGTAGGCATTCCGGGGTTCTCGCGGCGGCTGTTCGGGGCACTGGCCCAGCAGCGCATCAACGTGATTCTGATTACCCAAAGCTCCTCGGAACACTCCATCTGCGTGGCTGTCCGCGCCGCCGATGCCGAGCAGGCGCAAAAGTCTGTAGATGAGGAATTTGCCGCAGAAATAGCAACGGGCAAAGTAGAGCCGCTGCGCTGCGAAAACGACTTGGCTATTGTGGCCTTGGTAGGCGATAACATGCGCAATCACCCCGGTATCAGCGGACGCATGTTTAGCGCCTTGGGCCAGAATGGGGTGAATATCCGCGCTATTGCCCAGGGCTCGTCGGAGCGCAACATATCGGCCGTCATTCGGGCCACTGATGTGCGCAAGGCCATCAACGTGCTGCACGAGGCGTTTTTCGAGGCTACGGCGAAGCAGGTAAATCTGTTTGTGGCGGGTGTGGGCAACGTGGGGGGCAAATTACTGGAGCAAATGGCCCGCCAGCAGGAATGGCTGCGCGAGAAGCTTCGGCTGAATTTGCGCGTGGTAGGCTTAGCGAACAGTCAGCGCTTTGTATTGACCGAAAACGGCGGCATTGCGCTCGACGATTGGCAGGCGGCGCTGGCGCAAGGGCAGCCGCTTGATTTGGCGGAGGTCGTTCGGCAGCTTCACGAGCTGAATCTGCGCAATACCGTTTTTGTGGATGTAACGGCCAGCGCCGAGGTAGCGCAGATTTATGCGGCGCTGCTGGAGAAAAGTGTGGCGGTGGTAGCCTGCAATAAGGTGGCTTGCTCCTCAGACTATGCGAGTTATGCCCAGCTGAAAGAGTTGGCGCGGGAGTTCAACGCGGAGTTTCTGTTCGAAACCAATGTAGGCGCCGGTTTGCCCATTATTGGCTCGCTCAACGACCTACTCCGCAGCGGCGACGAGGTGCGGCGCATCGAAGCAGTGCTGTCTGGCACGCTCAACTTCGTTTTCAACCACTACGATGGCACCGTTCCCTTTGCCGATGTGGTCCGACAGGCGCAGGCCGAAGGCTACACGGAGCCAGACCCACGCCTCGACCTCAGCGGCACCGACGTAGCGCGTAAAATTTTGATTTTGGCCCGGGAAGCCGGCCAGGAAATGGAGCTGACCGATATTCACAACGAGTCATTCCTGCCGGCTTCCTGCCTGGAAGGAGATGTAGAAGCGTTTTACCAGCAGCTGGCCGTACACGAAGCTCATTTCCGTAGTCTGTATGATACGGCAGCGGCCCAAGGCCAGCGGCTGAAGTTCGTGGCGCGCTACGCCGACGGGCAGGCCAGCGTTGGATTGCAAGGCGTGGCGCCGGGCCATGATTTCTACGTGTTGCAGGGCAAAGACAATGCGGTGCTGTTCTTCACCAATCGATATTCGGAGCAGCCGCTGGTGGTGAAAGGGGCCGGCGCGGGCGCTGATGTCACGGCCTCAGGCGTTTTCGCCGATATTATTCGGGCCTCACGGGCGTAG
- a CDS encoding homoserine kinase codes for MFGEEVASGAQHADNIAPAIYGGVTLIRATEPIDVVPLSAPPLHVTVVHPQIEVRTADARQMLKQQVSLKSAIHQWANVAGLVAGLLKADYQLIGRSLEDVIVEPVRSILIPGFAAVKSCSLEAGALGGGISGSGPSIFMLSEDEATAQAVASAMRAVYEKLSVDFHIHVSTINSVGVRFKQ; via the coding sequence ATGTTTGGGGAAGAAGTGGCCTCCGGTGCCCAGCACGCCGATAATATTGCGCCCGCTATCTATGGCGGCGTCACGCTTATTCGTGCTACGGAGCCGATCGATGTGGTGCCGCTGTCGGCGCCTCCGCTGCACGTGACGGTCGTGCACCCGCAGATTGAGGTGCGCACCGCCGACGCCCGCCAGATGCTTAAGCAGCAGGTATCATTGAAATCTGCTATCCACCAGTGGGCCAACGTGGCTGGACTGGTAGCCGGACTTTTAAAGGCAGATTACCAGCTGATTGGCCGCTCGCTCGAAGACGTTATTGTTGAGCCAGTCCGCAGTATTCTAATTCCGGGGTTTGCGGCCGTGAAGTCGTGTAGCTTGGAAGCGGGGGCTTTGGGCGGTGGCATTTCGGGCTCCGGGCCGTCCATTTTTATGTTGAGTGAAGATGAAGCCACAGCCCAGGCAGTAGCCAGCGCTATGCGGGCGGTATATGAAAAGCTGAGCGTTGATTTTCATATCCACGTCAGCACCATTAATTCAGTTGGCGTGCGCTTTAAGCAATAG